A single Candoia aspera isolate rCanAsp1 chromosome 5, rCanAsp1.hap2, whole genome shotgun sequence DNA region contains:
- the GK gene encoding glycerol kinase isoform X5, whose translation MAAVVAQGGAMGPLVGAIDQGTSSTRFLVFNANTAELLSHHQVEIQQKFPKEGWVEQDPKEILQSVYECVERTCEKLNHLNIDISNIKAVGVSNQRETTVVWDKETGQPLYNAIVWLDLRTQSTVERLLKRIPGQNKSFFKSRTGLPISTYFSAVKLRWLLDNVKEIRQAVREGKALFGTIDSWLIWSLTGGKNGGIHCTDVTNASRTMLFNIHSLEWDDELCNFFEIPMEMLPKVRSSSEIYGLLKISPTLSSGALTGVPISGCLGDQSAALVGQMCFKDGQAKNTYGTGCFLLCNTGQKPALSEHGLLTTVAYKLGRDKAVCYALEGSVAIAGAVVRWLRDNLGIAKSSEEVEKLAAEVGTSYGCYFVPAFSGLYAPYWEPSARGIICGLTQFTNKNHIAFAALEAVCFQTREILDAMNKDCGIPLSQLQVDGGMTNNKILMQLQADILCIPVVKPSMPETTALGAAMAAGAAEGVGVWSLHPDDFTAVTCERFEPQINPEESEYRYSRWKKAVKKSMGWETSEPQGNSNWK comes from the exons ATGGCCGCGGTTGTGGCCCAGGGTGGAGCGATGGGTCCTCTCGTGGGGGCCATCGACCAAGGGACCAGCTCCACAAGGTTCTTG GTTTTTAATGCAAACACAGCTGAATTACTGAGTCATCATCAAGTAGAAATCCAACAGAAATTCCCCAAAGAAGG GTGGGTAGAACAAGACCCAAAAGAAATACTGCAGTCTGTCTATGAATGTGTTGAAAGAACATGTGAGAAATTGAACCACCTGAATAtagacatttccaacataaaag CTGTAGGAGTTAGCAATCAGAGAGAGACAACTGTAGTTTGGGACAAAGAAACTGGACAGCCTCTCTATAATGCTATTG TATGGCTTGACCTAAGGACTCAATCTACTGTTGAAAGACTTCTTAAAAGGATTCCAGGGCAGAATAAATCCTTTTTTAAG AGTAGGACTGGTCTCCCTATTAGCACATATTTCAGTGCTGTGAAGCTACGCTGGCTTTTGGACAATGTGAAGGAGATCAGGCAAGCAGTTCGTGAAGGGAAAGCTCTTTTTGGTACTATTGATTCATGGTTAATATGG agtTTGACCGGTGGAAAAAATGGAGGTATTCATTGTACTGATGTAACCAATGCCAGTAGAACAATGTTGTTCAACATTCATTCATTAGAATGGGATGATGAACTCTGCAA tttttttgaaattcctatgGAAATGCTTCCCAAGGTACGGAGTTCCTCAGAAATCTATGGATTACTG AAAATCTCCCCTACCCTG AGTTCTGGAGCTTTGACTGGTGTACCAATTTCTGGG TGCTTAGGTGACCAGTCCGCTGCATTAGTAGGACAAATGTGCTTCAAGGATGGCCAAGCAAAGAATAC GTATGGAACAGGCTGCTTCTTACTCTGCAATACAGGCCAAAAG cctgCACTTTCTGAGCATGGCCTTCTAACCACCGTGGCTTACAAATTGGGCagagacaaggctgtatgttaTGCATTAGAA ggctCTGTTGCTATTGCTGGAGCTGTTGTTCGTTGGTTGAGGGACAACCTTGGTATTGCAAAATCTTCAGAAGAAGTAG AGAAACTTGCTGCTGAAGTGGGCACGTCTTATGGCTGTTACTTTGTTCCTGCATTTTCAGGATTATATGCACCATACTGGGAACCCAGTGCAAGAGG AATTATCTGTGGCCTTActcagtttacaaataaaaaccACATTGCCTTCGCTGCCTTGGAAGCTGTCTGCTTTCAAACACGGGAG ATATTGGATGCAATGAATAAAGACTGTGGGATACCACTTAGCCAGTTACAAGTTGATGGAGGAATGACCAACAACAAGATCCTTATGCAACTCCAAGCTGATATTCTTTGTATTCCAGTTG TAAAGCCATCCATGCCGGAAACCACAGCACTTGGAGCAGCCATGGCAGCTGGAGCTGCAGAAGGAGTGGGGGTCTGGAGTCTACATCCAGATGACTTCACAGCAGTAACATGTGAACGTTTTGAACCGCAGATCAATCCAGAAG AGAGTGAGTATCGTTATTCCAGATGGAAGAAAGCTGTTAAGAAATCAATGGGCTGGGAGACATCAGAACCTCAAGGAAATA GTAACTGGAAATGA
- the GK gene encoding glycerol kinase isoform X1, producing the protein MAAVVAQGGAMGPLVGAIDQGTSSTRFLVFNANTAELLSHHQVEIQQKFPKEGWVEQDPKEILQSVYECVERTCEKLNHLNIDISNIKAVGVSNQRETTVVWDKETGQPLYNAIVWLDLRTQSTVERLLKRIPGQNKSFFKSRTGLPISTYFSAVKLRWLLDNVKEIRQAVREGKALFGTIDSWLIWSLTGGKNGGIHCTDVTNASRTMLFNIHSLEWDDELCNFFEIPMEMLPKVRSSSEIYGLLKISPTLSSGALTGVPISGCLGDQSAALVGQMCFKDGQAKNTYGTGCFLLCNTGQKPALSEHGLLTTVAYKLGRDKAVCYALEGSVAIAGAVVRWLRDNLGIAKSSEEVEKLAAEVGTSYGCYFVPAFSGLYAPYWEPSARGIICGLTQFTNKNHIAFAALEAVCFQTREILDAMNKDCGIPLSQLQVDGGMTNNKILMQLQADILCIPVVKPSMPETTALGAAMAAGAAEGVGVWSLHPDDFTAVTCERFEPQINPEESEYRYSRWKKAVKKSMGWETSEPQGNSETSIFCSLPLGFYIMSSLLMLIGAKCISGNWK; encoded by the exons ATGGCCGCGGTTGTGGCCCAGGGTGGAGCGATGGGTCCTCTCGTGGGGGCCATCGACCAAGGGACCAGCTCCACAAGGTTCTTG GTTTTTAATGCAAACACAGCTGAATTACTGAGTCATCATCAAGTAGAAATCCAACAGAAATTCCCCAAAGAAGG GTGGGTAGAACAAGACCCAAAAGAAATACTGCAGTCTGTCTATGAATGTGTTGAAAGAACATGTGAGAAATTGAACCACCTGAATAtagacatttccaacataaaag CTGTAGGAGTTAGCAATCAGAGAGAGACAACTGTAGTTTGGGACAAAGAAACTGGACAGCCTCTCTATAATGCTATTG TATGGCTTGACCTAAGGACTCAATCTACTGTTGAAAGACTTCTTAAAAGGATTCCAGGGCAGAATAAATCCTTTTTTAAG AGTAGGACTGGTCTCCCTATTAGCACATATTTCAGTGCTGTGAAGCTACGCTGGCTTTTGGACAATGTGAAGGAGATCAGGCAAGCAGTTCGTGAAGGGAAAGCTCTTTTTGGTACTATTGATTCATGGTTAATATGG agtTTGACCGGTGGAAAAAATGGAGGTATTCATTGTACTGATGTAACCAATGCCAGTAGAACAATGTTGTTCAACATTCATTCATTAGAATGGGATGATGAACTCTGCAA tttttttgaaattcctatgGAAATGCTTCCCAAGGTACGGAGTTCCTCAGAAATCTATGGATTACTG AAAATCTCCCCTACCCTG AGTTCTGGAGCTTTGACTGGTGTACCAATTTCTGGG TGCTTAGGTGACCAGTCCGCTGCATTAGTAGGACAAATGTGCTTCAAGGATGGCCAAGCAAAGAATAC GTATGGAACAGGCTGCTTCTTACTCTGCAATACAGGCCAAAAG cctgCACTTTCTGAGCATGGCCTTCTAACCACCGTGGCTTACAAATTGGGCagagacaaggctgtatgttaTGCATTAGAA ggctCTGTTGCTATTGCTGGAGCTGTTGTTCGTTGGTTGAGGGACAACCTTGGTATTGCAAAATCTTCAGAAGAAGTAG AGAAACTTGCTGCTGAAGTGGGCACGTCTTATGGCTGTTACTTTGTTCCTGCATTTTCAGGATTATATGCACCATACTGGGAACCCAGTGCAAGAGG AATTATCTGTGGCCTTActcagtttacaaataaaaaccACATTGCCTTCGCTGCCTTGGAAGCTGTCTGCTTTCAAACACGGGAG ATATTGGATGCAATGAATAAAGACTGTGGGATACCACTTAGCCAGTTACAAGTTGATGGAGGAATGACCAACAACAAGATCCTTATGCAACTCCAAGCTGATATTCTTTGTATTCCAGTTG TAAAGCCATCCATGCCGGAAACCACAGCACTTGGAGCAGCCATGGCAGCTGGAGCTGCAGAAGGAGTGGGGGTCTGGAGTCTACATCCAGATGACTTCACAGCAGTAACATGTGAACGTTTTGAACCGCAGATCAATCCAGAAG AGAGTGAGTATCGTTATTCCAGATGGAAGAAAGCTGTTAAGAAATCAATGGGCTGGGAGACATCAGAACCTCAAGGAAATA GTGAAACTAGTATCTTCTGTAGTCTACCTTTGGGCTTTTATATAATGAGTAGCCTGTTAATGTTAATCGGAGCAAAGTGTATCTCAG GTAACTGGAAATGA
- the GK gene encoding glycerol kinase isoform X2 — MAAVVAQGGAMGPLVGAIDQGTSSTRFLVFNANTAELLSHHQVEIQQKFPKEGWVEQDPKEILQSVYECVERTCEKLNHLNIDISNIKAVGVSNQRETTVVWDKETGQPLYNAIVWLDLRTQSTVERLLKRIPGQNKSFFKSRTGLPISTYFSAVKLRWLLDNVKEIRQAVREGKALFGTIDSWLIWSLTGGKNGGIHCTDVTNASRTMLFNIHSLEWDDELCNFFEIPMEMLPKVRSSSEIYGLLSSGALTGVPISGCLGDQSAALVGQMCFKDGQAKNTYGTGCFLLCNTGQKPALSEHGLLTTVAYKLGRDKAVCYALEGSVAIAGAVVRWLRDNLGIAKSSEEVEKLAAEVGTSYGCYFVPAFSGLYAPYWEPSARGIICGLTQFTNKNHIAFAALEAVCFQTREILDAMNKDCGIPLSQLQVDGGMTNNKILMQLQADILCIPVVKPSMPETTALGAAMAAGAAEGVGVWSLHPDDFTAVTCERFEPQINPEESEYRYSRWKKAVKKSMGWETSEPQGNSETSIFCSLPLGFYIMSSLLMLIGAKCISGNWK; from the exons ATGGCCGCGGTTGTGGCCCAGGGTGGAGCGATGGGTCCTCTCGTGGGGGCCATCGACCAAGGGACCAGCTCCACAAGGTTCTTG GTTTTTAATGCAAACACAGCTGAATTACTGAGTCATCATCAAGTAGAAATCCAACAGAAATTCCCCAAAGAAGG GTGGGTAGAACAAGACCCAAAAGAAATACTGCAGTCTGTCTATGAATGTGTTGAAAGAACATGTGAGAAATTGAACCACCTGAATAtagacatttccaacataaaag CTGTAGGAGTTAGCAATCAGAGAGAGACAACTGTAGTTTGGGACAAAGAAACTGGACAGCCTCTCTATAATGCTATTG TATGGCTTGACCTAAGGACTCAATCTACTGTTGAAAGACTTCTTAAAAGGATTCCAGGGCAGAATAAATCCTTTTTTAAG AGTAGGACTGGTCTCCCTATTAGCACATATTTCAGTGCTGTGAAGCTACGCTGGCTTTTGGACAATGTGAAGGAGATCAGGCAAGCAGTTCGTGAAGGGAAAGCTCTTTTTGGTACTATTGATTCATGGTTAATATGG agtTTGACCGGTGGAAAAAATGGAGGTATTCATTGTACTGATGTAACCAATGCCAGTAGAACAATGTTGTTCAACATTCATTCATTAGAATGGGATGATGAACTCTGCAA tttttttgaaattcctatgGAAATGCTTCCCAAGGTACGGAGTTCCTCAGAAATCTATGGATTACTG AGTTCTGGAGCTTTGACTGGTGTACCAATTTCTGGG TGCTTAGGTGACCAGTCCGCTGCATTAGTAGGACAAATGTGCTTCAAGGATGGCCAAGCAAAGAATAC GTATGGAACAGGCTGCTTCTTACTCTGCAATACAGGCCAAAAG cctgCACTTTCTGAGCATGGCCTTCTAACCACCGTGGCTTACAAATTGGGCagagacaaggctgtatgttaTGCATTAGAA ggctCTGTTGCTATTGCTGGAGCTGTTGTTCGTTGGTTGAGGGACAACCTTGGTATTGCAAAATCTTCAGAAGAAGTAG AGAAACTTGCTGCTGAAGTGGGCACGTCTTATGGCTGTTACTTTGTTCCTGCATTTTCAGGATTATATGCACCATACTGGGAACCCAGTGCAAGAGG AATTATCTGTGGCCTTActcagtttacaaataaaaaccACATTGCCTTCGCTGCCTTGGAAGCTGTCTGCTTTCAAACACGGGAG ATATTGGATGCAATGAATAAAGACTGTGGGATACCACTTAGCCAGTTACAAGTTGATGGAGGAATGACCAACAACAAGATCCTTATGCAACTCCAAGCTGATATTCTTTGTATTCCAGTTG TAAAGCCATCCATGCCGGAAACCACAGCACTTGGAGCAGCCATGGCAGCTGGAGCTGCAGAAGGAGTGGGGGTCTGGAGTCTACATCCAGATGACTTCACAGCAGTAACATGTGAACGTTTTGAACCGCAGATCAATCCAGAAG AGAGTGAGTATCGTTATTCCAGATGGAAGAAAGCTGTTAAGAAATCAATGGGCTGGGAGACATCAGAACCTCAAGGAAATA GTGAAACTAGTATCTTCTGTAGTCTACCTTTGGGCTTTTATATAATGAGTAGCCTGTTAATGTTAATCGGAGCAAAGTGTATCTCAG GTAACTGGAAATGA
- the GK gene encoding glycerol kinase isoform X4: protein MAAVVAQGGAMGPLVGAIDQGTSSTRFLVFNANTAELLSHHQVEIQQKFPKEGWVEQDPKEILQSVYECVERTCEKLNHLNIDISNIKAVGVSNQRETTVVWDKETGQPLYNAIVWLDLRTQSTVERLLKRIPGQNKSFFKSRTGLPISTYFSAVKLRWLLDNVKEIRQAVREGKALFGTIDSWLIWSLTGGKNGGIHCTDVTNASRTMLFNIHSLEWDDELCNFFEIPMEMLPKVRSSSEIYGLLKISPTLSSGALTGVPISGCLGDQSAALVGQMCFKDGQAKNTYGTGCFLLCNTGQKPALSEHGLLTTVAYKLGRDKAVCYALEGSVAIAGAVVRWLRDNLGIAKSSEEVEKLAAEVGTSYGCYFVPAFSGLYAPYWEPSARGIICGLTQFTNKNHIAFAALEAVCFQTREILDAMNKDCGIPLSQLQVDGGMTNNKILMQLQADILCIPVVKPSMPETTALGAAMAAGAAEGVGVWSLHPDDFTAVTCERFEPQINPEESEYRYSRWKKAVKKSMGWETSEPQGNMQFTRISLLICLTGTSPSG from the exons ATGGCCGCGGTTGTGGCCCAGGGTGGAGCGATGGGTCCTCTCGTGGGGGCCATCGACCAAGGGACCAGCTCCACAAGGTTCTTG GTTTTTAATGCAAACACAGCTGAATTACTGAGTCATCATCAAGTAGAAATCCAACAGAAATTCCCCAAAGAAGG GTGGGTAGAACAAGACCCAAAAGAAATACTGCAGTCTGTCTATGAATGTGTTGAAAGAACATGTGAGAAATTGAACCACCTGAATAtagacatttccaacataaaag CTGTAGGAGTTAGCAATCAGAGAGAGACAACTGTAGTTTGGGACAAAGAAACTGGACAGCCTCTCTATAATGCTATTG TATGGCTTGACCTAAGGACTCAATCTACTGTTGAAAGACTTCTTAAAAGGATTCCAGGGCAGAATAAATCCTTTTTTAAG AGTAGGACTGGTCTCCCTATTAGCACATATTTCAGTGCTGTGAAGCTACGCTGGCTTTTGGACAATGTGAAGGAGATCAGGCAAGCAGTTCGTGAAGGGAAAGCTCTTTTTGGTACTATTGATTCATGGTTAATATGG agtTTGACCGGTGGAAAAAATGGAGGTATTCATTGTACTGATGTAACCAATGCCAGTAGAACAATGTTGTTCAACATTCATTCATTAGAATGGGATGATGAACTCTGCAA tttttttgaaattcctatgGAAATGCTTCCCAAGGTACGGAGTTCCTCAGAAATCTATGGATTACTG AAAATCTCCCCTACCCTG AGTTCTGGAGCTTTGACTGGTGTACCAATTTCTGGG TGCTTAGGTGACCAGTCCGCTGCATTAGTAGGACAAATGTGCTTCAAGGATGGCCAAGCAAAGAATAC GTATGGAACAGGCTGCTTCTTACTCTGCAATACAGGCCAAAAG cctgCACTTTCTGAGCATGGCCTTCTAACCACCGTGGCTTACAAATTGGGCagagacaaggctgtatgttaTGCATTAGAA ggctCTGTTGCTATTGCTGGAGCTGTTGTTCGTTGGTTGAGGGACAACCTTGGTATTGCAAAATCTTCAGAAGAAGTAG AGAAACTTGCTGCTGAAGTGGGCACGTCTTATGGCTGTTACTTTGTTCCTGCATTTTCAGGATTATATGCACCATACTGGGAACCCAGTGCAAGAGG AATTATCTGTGGCCTTActcagtttacaaataaaaaccACATTGCCTTCGCTGCCTTGGAAGCTGTCTGCTTTCAAACACGGGAG ATATTGGATGCAATGAATAAAGACTGTGGGATACCACTTAGCCAGTTACAAGTTGATGGAGGAATGACCAACAACAAGATCCTTATGCAACTCCAAGCTGATATTCTTTGTATTCCAGTTG TAAAGCCATCCATGCCGGAAACCACAGCACTTGGAGCAGCCATGGCAGCTGGAGCTGCAGAAGGAGTGGGGGTCTGGAGTCTACATCCAGATGACTTCACAGCAGTAACATGTGAACGTTTTGAACCGCAGATCAATCCAGAAG AGAGTGAGTATCGTTATTCCAGATGGAAGAAAGCTGTTAAGAAATCAATGGGCTGGGAGACATCAGAACCTCAAGGAAATA TGCAATTTACACGTATCTCTCTCTTGATTTGTTTGACTGGAACCTCTCCTTCTGGATGA
- the GK gene encoding glycerol kinase isoform X3, translated as MAAVVAQGGAMGPLVGAIDQGTSSTRFLVFNANTAELLSHHQVEIQQKFPKEGWVEQDPKEILQSVYECVERTCEKLNHLNIDISNIKAVGVSNQRETTVVWDKETGQPLYNAIVWLDLRTQSTVERLLKRIPGQNKSFFKSRTGLPISTYFSAVKLRWLLDNVKEIRQAVREGKALFGTIDSWLIWSLTGGKNGGIHCTDVTNASRTMLFNIHSLEWDDELCNFFEIPMEMLPKVRSSSEIYGLLSSGALTGVPISGCLGDQSAALVGQMCFKDGQAKNTYGTGCFLLCNTGQKPALSEHGLLTTVAYKLGRDKAVCYALEGSVAIAGAVVRWLRDNLGIAKSSEEVEKLAAEVGTSYGCYFVPAFSGLYAPYWEPSARGIICGLTQFTNKNHIAFAALEAVCFQTREILDAMNKDCGIPLSQLQVDGGMTNNKILMQLQADILCIPVVKPSMPETTALGAAMAAGAAEGVGVWSLHPDDFTAVTCERFEPQINPEESEYRYSRWKKAVKKSMGWETSEPQGNSETSIFCSLPLGFYIMSSLLMLIGAKCISG; from the exons ATGGCCGCGGTTGTGGCCCAGGGTGGAGCGATGGGTCCTCTCGTGGGGGCCATCGACCAAGGGACCAGCTCCACAAGGTTCTTG GTTTTTAATGCAAACACAGCTGAATTACTGAGTCATCATCAAGTAGAAATCCAACAGAAATTCCCCAAAGAAGG GTGGGTAGAACAAGACCCAAAAGAAATACTGCAGTCTGTCTATGAATGTGTTGAAAGAACATGTGAGAAATTGAACCACCTGAATAtagacatttccaacataaaag CTGTAGGAGTTAGCAATCAGAGAGAGACAACTGTAGTTTGGGACAAAGAAACTGGACAGCCTCTCTATAATGCTATTG TATGGCTTGACCTAAGGACTCAATCTACTGTTGAAAGACTTCTTAAAAGGATTCCAGGGCAGAATAAATCCTTTTTTAAG AGTAGGACTGGTCTCCCTATTAGCACATATTTCAGTGCTGTGAAGCTACGCTGGCTTTTGGACAATGTGAAGGAGATCAGGCAAGCAGTTCGTGAAGGGAAAGCTCTTTTTGGTACTATTGATTCATGGTTAATATGG agtTTGACCGGTGGAAAAAATGGAGGTATTCATTGTACTGATGTAACCAATGCCAGTAGAACAATGTTGTTCAACATTCATTCATTAGAATGGGATGATGAACTCTGCAA tttttttgaaattcctatgGAAATGCTTCCCAAGGTACGGAGTTCCTCAGAAATCTATGGATTACTG AGTTCTGGAGCTTTGACTGGTGTACCAATTTCTGGG TGCTTAGGTGACCAGTCCGCTGCATTAGTAGGACAAATGTGCTTCAAGGATGGCCAAGCAAAGAATAC GTATGGAACAGGCTGCTTCTTACTCTGCAATACAGGCCAAAAG cctgCACTTTCTGAGCATGGCCTTCTAACCACCGTGGCTTACAAATTGGGCagagacaaggctgtatgttaTGCATTAGAA ggctCTGTTGCTATTGCTGGAGCTGTTGTTCGTTGGTTGAGGGACAACCTTGGTATTGCAAAATCTTCAGAAGAAGTAG AGAAACTTGCTGCTGAAGTGGGCACGTCTTATGGCTGTTACTTTGTTCCTGCATTTTCAGGATTATATGCACCATACTGGGAACCCAGTGCAAGAGG AATTATCTGTGGCCTTActcagtttacaaataaaaaccACATTGCCTTCGCTGCCTTGGAAGCTGTCTGCTTTCAAACACGGGAG ATATTGGATGCAATGAATAAAGACTGTGGGATACCACTTAGCCAGTTACAAGTTGATGGAGGAATGACCAACAACAAGATCCTTATGCAACTCCAAGCTGATATTCTTTGTATTCCAGTTG TAAAGCCATCCATGCCGGAAACCACAGCACTTGGAGCAGCCATGGCAGCTGGAGCTGCAGAAGGAGTGGGGGTCTGGAGTCTACATCCAGATGACTTCACAGCAGTAACATGTGAACGTTTTGAACCGCAGATCAATCCAGAAG AGAGTGAGTATCGTTATTCCAGATGGAAGAAAGCTGTTAAGAAATCAATGGGCTGGGAGACATCAGAACCTCAAGGAAATA GTGAAACTAGTATCTTCTGTAGTCTACCTTTGGGCTTTTATATAATGAGTAGCCTGTTAATGTTAATCGGAGCAAAGTGTATCTCAGGTTAG